One window of bacterium genomic DNA carries:
- a CDS encoding class I SAM-dependent methyltransferase: MTERLQREQFFNSLAPKWMRDLEEQHPRLEVLFRNNQLPCKGNVLDVGTGTGVLFPHLLAGGSSSIVACDIARETLAMARKTHSARNGINYVRADAQALPFPDRSFNAVYCFRVFPHFTQPQRALQEFYRCLFPNGTLCIMHFMDHSALNAMHREAHPAVARDVLPPVNELANMLHDHGFATASMEEREGLYFLLATRK; this comes from the coding sequence ATGACCGAGCGCCTTCAGCGTGAGCAGTTTTTCAACAGTCTCGCTCCAAAATGGATGCGTGATCTCGAGGAGCAGCACCCACGGCTGGAAGTGCTGTTTCGCAACAATCAGCTGCCCTGCAAAGGAAACGTGCTGGATGTCGGTACCGGAACAGGCGTGCTGTTTCCACATCTGCTCGCCGGTGGCAGCAGCAGTATCGTCGCGTGTGATATCGCCCGGGAAACGCTTGCAATGGCCCGGAAGACCCACAGCGCACGCAACGGGATAAACTACGTGCGGGCCGACGCGCAGGCCCTCCCCTTTCCCGATCGCAGTTTCAATGCCGTTTACTGCTTCAGGGTGTTTCCTCATTTCACACAGCCGCAGCGCGCGCTGCAGGAGTTTTATCGCTGTCTCTTTCCGAACGGTACACTGTGTATCATGCATTTCATGGATCATTCTGCGCTCAACGCCATGCACCGTGAAGCGCATCCGGCAGTCGCCCGTGACGTGCTGCCTCCTGTGAATGAACTTGCGAACATGCTGCATGATCACGGCTTTGCAA